In a genomic window of Mus pahari chromosome 8, PAHARI_EIJ_v1.1, whole genome shotgun sequence:
- the Jph4 gene encoding junctophilin-4, translated as MSPGGKFDFDDGGCYVGGWEAGRAHGYGVCTGPGAQGEYSGCWAHGFESLGVFTGPGGHSYQGHWQQGKREGLGVERKSRWTYRGEWLGGLKGRSGVWESVSGLRYAGLWKDGFQDGYGTETYSDGGTYQGQWQAGKRHGYGVRQSVPYHQAALLRSPRRTSLDSGHSDPPTPPPPLPLPGDEGGSPASGSRGGFVLAGPGDADGASSRKRTPAAGGFFRRSLLLSGLRAGGRRSSLGSKRGSLRSEVSSEVGSTGPPGSEASGPPIPAPPALIEGSATEVYAGEWRADRRSGYGVSQRSNGLRYEGEWLGNRRHGYGRTTRPDGSREEGKYKRNRLVHGGRVRSLLPLALRRGKVKEKVDRAVEGARRAVSAARQRQEIAAARAADALLKAVAASSVAEKAVEAARMAKLIAQDLQPMLEAPGRRPRQDSGGSDTEPLDEDSPGVYENGLTPSEGSPELPSSPASSHQPWRAPACRSPLPPGGNWGPFSSPKAWPEEWGGPGEQAEELAGYEAEDEAGMQGPGPRDGSPLLGGCSDSSGSLREEEGEDEESLPQLRAPGGSESEPVTTPVLRGLSSRGPDAGCLTEEVEEPAATERPAQPGAANPLVVGAVALLDLSLAFLFSQLLT; from the exons ATGTCCCCCGGGGGCAAGTTCGACTTTGACGACGGGGGCTGCTACGTGGGGGGCTGGGAGGCGGGGCGGGCACATGGCTACGGCGTGTGCACCGGGCCCGGCGCCCAGGGAGAGTACAGCGGCTGCTGGGCTCACGGCTTCGAGTCGCTGGGTGTCTTCACGGGGCCCGGCGGACACAGTTACCAGGGCCACTGGCAGCAGGGCAAGCGCGAAGGGCTGGGCGTGGAGCGCAAGAGCCGCTGGACCTACCGCGGCGAGTGGCTGGGCGGGCTGAAGGGGCGCAGCGGCGTGTGGGAGAGCGTGTCCGGCCTGCGCTACGCCGGGCTCTGGAAGGACGGCTTCCAGGACGGCTACGGCACCGAGACCTACTCGGATGGAG GCACTTACCAAGGCCAGTGGCAAGCCGGGAAACGCCACGGCTACGGGGTGCGCCAGAGTGTACCCTACCACCAGGCGGCGCTTCTGCGCTCACCCCGCCGCACCTCCCTGGACTCCGGCCACAGCGACCCCCCGACGCCgcctccacccctacccctaccaGGAGATGAAGGAGGCAGCCCAGCCTCCGGCTCCCGAGGTGGCTTCGTGCTGGCGGGGCCAGGGGACGCCGACGGGGCGTCTTCCCGTAAGCGTACCCCAGCAGCAGGTGGATTCTTCCGCCGTTCACTGCTGCTCAGCGGTCTCCGGGCTGGTGGGCGCCGCAGCTCCCTGGGCAGCAAGAGGGGATCTCTGCGCAGCGAGGTGAGCAGCGAAGTGGGCAGTACAGGACCCCCGGGCTCCGAGGCCAGCGGGCCCCCAATCCCAGCTCCACCTGCCCTCATCGAGGGCTCAGCCACTGAGGTGTATGCCGGTGAGTGGCGTGCGGACCGGCGCAGTGGCTATGGAGTGAGCCAGAGATCCAACGGGCTGCGCTACGAAGGCGAGTGGCTGGGCAACCGACGCCACGGATACGGGCGCACCACCAGGCCCGATGGCTCCCGTGAGGAGGGCAAGTACAAGCGTAACCGGCTGGTACACGGGGGACGTGTCCgcagcctcctgcctctggcccttAGACGGGGCAAAGTCAAGGAGAAAGTGGACAGGGCTGTCGAAGGTGCCCGTCGAGCTGTGAGTGCTGCCCGCCAGCGCCAGGAAATTGCGGCTGCCAG GGCAGCAGACGCCCTCCTAAAAGCAGTGGCAGCCAGCAGCGTCGCGGAGAAGGCTGTGGAGGCGGCGAGGATGGCCAAGCTGATAGCCCAGGATCTACAACCCATGTTAGAGGCCCCAG GCCGCAGACCCAGACAGGATTCAGGAGGTTCTGACACAGAGCCTTTGGATGAGGACAGCCCTGGGGTATACGAGAACGGACTGACCCCCTCAGAGGGCTCTCCGGAACTACCTAGCAGCCCCGCCTCCTCCCACCAACCTTGGCGAGCCCCTGCCTGCCGGAGCCCACTGCCTCCTGGAGGGAACTGGGGCCCCTTCTCCAGCCCTAAAGCTTGGCCCGAGGAGTGGGGGGGTCCTGGTGAGCAGGCAGAGGAACTAGCTGGCTATGAGGCCGAGGACGAGGCTGGGATGCAGGGTCCAGGACCAAGAGATGGTTCCCCACTTCTCGGAGGCTGCAGTGACAGTTCAGGAAGTCTtcgagaggaggagggggaagacgAAGAGTCCTTGCCCCAGCTGAGGGCCCCAGGAGGCTCAGAATCTGAGCCTGTCACCACGCCAGTTTTGAGGGGCCTGTCTTCAAGGGGTCCTGATGCTGGGTGCCTGACAGAAGAGGTTGAGGAGCCTGCTGCCACTGAGAGGCCTGCCCAGCCG